In Esox lucius isolate fEsoLuc1 chromosome 6, fEsoLuc1.pri, whole genome shotgun sequence, the following proteins share a genomic window:
- the LOC117594587 gene encoding myosin heavy chain, fast skeletal muscle-like has translation MSKAKSEVAQWRSKYETDAIQRTEELEESKKKLAQRLQEVEEGIEATNSKCASLEKTKQRLQGEVEDVMVDMERANAMAANLDKKQRNFDKNTSLLKSKKKLETDLAQVQVEEDDIVQEAENAEEKAKQAITDTSP, from the exons ATGTCCAAGGCCAAAAGTGAGGTGGCTCAGTGGAGGTCCAAGTATGAAACTGATGCCATCCAGCGAacagaggagctggaggagtccAA GAAGAAGCTGGCCCAGCGTTTGCAGGAGGTTGAGGAGGGTATCGAGGCCACCAACTCCAAGTGCGCCTCCCTGGAGAAGACCAAGCAGAGActgcagggagaggtggaggacgTCATGGTTGATATGGAGAGAGCCAACGCAATGGCCGCCAATCTTGACAagaagcagaggaacttcgACAAG AACACCAGCCTTCTTAAAAGCAAGAAGAAGCTGGAGACTGACCTTGCGCAGGTTCAGGTAGAGGAGGACGACATCGTCCAGGAGGCCGAGAATGCAGAGGAGAAGGCTAAGCAGGCCATCACTGACACGAGTCCTTGA